A genome region from bacterium includes the following:
- a CDS encoding ISKra4 family transposase, translating to MPLQRAVVDFGADKAFGQAPKKLQEHYGITIPVSVARQITLRHGERMAPGELEAVWPQQPGVATMVGQTDGAMIPIVKIPPPQEGEPTDGRRRRAVEWNEGRMSLAYEQGKVQPVFAATLGLPDEVGDGLFGCALRAGLGQQTTVHCVADGAPWIALQVERVLGSQGTFLVDFYHLCKYLAAAAPSCAPEDPDAWIKTQTRRMKANQVGEVLNSLRPYREPQSIDDDHAPV from the coding sequence ATGCCGCTGCAGCGCGCGGTGGTGGACTTCGGTGCGGACAAGGCGTTTGGTCAGGCACCGAAGAAGTTGCAGGAGCACTACGGCATTACCATCCCGGTGAGCGTAGCGCGCCAGATCACGCTGCGCCACGGTGAGCGGATGGCGCCTGGCGAACTGGAGGCCGTGTGGCCGCAGCAGCCGGGTGTGGCCACGATGGTCGGACAAACCGATGGCGCCATGATCCCGATCGTGAAGATCCCGCCACCCCAGGAGGGCGAACCGACGGACGGGCGTCGGCGTCGCGCAGTGGAATGGAACGAAGGGCGTATGTCTTTAGCCTACGAGCAAGGCAAGGTTCAGCCGGTGTTCGCAGCCACCCTGGGGCTCCCGGATGAGGTTGGAGATGGACTCTTTGGATGTGCCCTACGGGCTGGCCTGGGTCAGCAAACCACCGTCCATTGCGTCGCCGATGGCGCGCCTTGGATCGCCCTTCAAGTGGAGCGTGTCTTGGGGTCTCAAGGCACCTTTCTGGTCGATTTCTACCATCTGTGTAAGTACCTCGCCGCTGCCGCCCCCTCCTGTGCGCCCGAGGATCCTGACGCTTGGATCAAGACTCAGACACGGAGGATGAAAGCCAACCAAGTCGGTGAGGTCTTGAACAGCCTGCGCCCCTATCGAGAACCTCAGAGCATCGACGACGATCACGCTCCGGTG
- a CDS encoding transposase family protein, which yields MSYPALTAFCRHEGIGQTPKVPSGRYHFSPGQEIQHDTSPHRAQIDGRWRKVQTAGAVLCHSRMRFVQCYPRFRRFECKIFLTEALRFFGGAAQVMMIDNTHVVVQQGTGAVMIPVPEMEAFAQRFGFTWKAHEKGHANRSARVERLFWHVETNFLAGRTFTDWKDLNQQARTWCEKSNATYKRHLKAKPVELYAVERTHLQPLPAWIPEPYLVHHRTVDVEGYVALDTNRYSVPEDWIGRQVQVRETQEHLEIQTRRAPEVIHQRVIDPCAKRTTLPEHRRHRTRRKKDPSREETALLKQAPEIADYVAELKKKGRKSTTLALRQLLRMVHEYPREPLVAAIDRAAHYGLFDLDRVERMVLRHIADVYFRLPTTEKGDDE from the coding sequence ATCTCCTATCCCGCCCTGACGGCGTTCTGCCGCCACGAGGGCATCGGCCAGACGCCGAAAGTGCCGAGCGGGCGCTACCACTTCTCCCCGGGACAGGAGATCCAGCACGACACTTCCCCGCATCGCGCCCAGATCGACGGCCGGTGGCGCAAGGTCCAGACCGCGGGGGCAGTTTTGTGTCACTCGCGGATGCGTTTCGTGCAGTGCTACCCGAGGTTTCGCCGCTTCGAATGCAAGATCTTCTTGACCGAGGCGCTGCGCTTCTTCGGCGGCGCGGCGCAGGTGATGATGATCGACAACACCCACGTGGTGGTGCAGCAAGGCACCGGGGCTGTGATGATCCCGGTGCCGGAGATGGAGGCTTTCGCCCAGCGCTTCGGCTTCACCTGGAAGGCTCACGAGAAGGGCCACGCCAACCGCTCGGCGAGAGTCGAGCGGCTCTTCTGGCACGTCGAGACCAACTTCCTGGCGGGCCGGACCTTCACCGACTGGAAGGATCTGAACCAGCAGGCTCGCACCTGGTGCGAGAAGAGCAACGCGACCTACAAGAGACACCTCAAGGCCAAGCCGGTGGAGCTCTACGCCGTGGAGCGGACCCACTTGCAGCCCCTGCCGGCGTGGATCCCCGAGCCCTACCTGGTCCATCACCGGACCGTCGACGTGGAGGGCTACGTGGCGCTGGACACCAACCGTTACTCGGTACCGGAGGACTGGATCGGGCGCCAGGTCCAGGTGCGCGAGACCCAGGAGCACCTGGAGATCCAGACCCGGCGAGCCCCGGAGGTGATCCACCAGCGGGTGATCGATCCTTGCGCCAAGCGCACGACACTGCCCGAGCATCGCCGGCACCGCACCCGCCGCAAGAAGGATCCCAGCCGCGAGGAGACAGCGCTGCTGAAGCAGGCCCCCGAGATCGCCGACTACGTCGCCGAGCTGAAGAAGAAGGGGCGCAAGTCAACGACCCTGGCCCTGCGTCAACTCCTGAGGATGGTGCATGAGTACCCGCGCGAGCCACTCGTCGCCGCCATCGACCGAGCGGCTCACTACGGCCTGTTTGACCTCGATCGCGTCGAGCGGATGGTCTTGCGCCACATCGCGGACGTCTATTTCCGCCTGCCAACCACTGAGAAAGGAGACGACGAATGA